The Oncorhynchus mykiss isolate Arlee chromosome 17, USDA_OmykA_1.1, whole genome shotgun sequence genomic interval gctgtgtggtgttatgtgcctggctgtgtggtgttctgtgcctggctgtgtggtgttctgtgcctggctgtgtggtgttctgtgcctggctgtgtggtgttctgtgcctggctgtgtggtgttatgtgcctggctgtgtggtgttctgtgcctggctttgtggtgttctgtgcctggctgtgtggtgttctgtgcctggctgtgtggtgttctgtgcttggctgtgtgttgttctgtgcctggctgtgtggtgttctgtgtctggctgtgttctgtgcctggctgtgtggtgttctgtgcctggctgtgtggtgttctgtgcctggctgtgttctgtgcctggctgtgtggtgttctgtgcctggctgtgtggtggtctgtgcctggctgtgtggtgttctgtgcctggctgtgtggtgttctgtgcctggctgtgtggtgttctgtgcctggctgtgttctgtgcctggctgtgtggtgttctgtgcctggctgtgtggtgttctgtgcctggctgtatggtgttctgtgcctggctgtgttctgtgcctggctgtgtggtgttctgtgcctggctgtatggtgttctgtgcctggctgtgtggtgttctgtgcctggctgtgttctgtgcctggctgtgtggtgttctgtgcctggctgtgtggtgttctgtgcctggctgtgtggtgttctgtgcctggctgtgttctgtgcctggctgtgtggtgttctgtgcctggctgtgtggtggtctgtgcctggctgtgtggtgttctgtgcctggctgtgtggtgttctgtgcctggctgtgttctgtgactggctgtgtggtgttctgtgcctggctgtgagGTGTTCTGTgtctggctgtgtggtgttctgtgcctggctgtgtggtgttctgtgcctggctgtgtggtgttctgtgtctggctgtgtggtgttctgtgcctggctgtgtggtgttctgtgcctggctgtgttctgtgcctggctgtgtggtgttctgtgcctggctgtgtggtgttctgtgcctggctgtatggtgttctgtgcctggctgtgttatgtgcctggctgtgtggtgttctgtgcctggctgtatggtgttctgtgcctggctgtgtggtgttctgtgcctggctgtgttctgtgcctggctgtgtggtgttctgtgcctggctgtgtggtgttctgtgcctggctgtgtggtgttctgtgcctggctgtgttctgtgcctggctgtgttctgtgcctgcctgtgtggtgttctgtgcctggctgtgttctgtgcctggctgtgtggtgttctgtgcctggctgtgtggtgttctgtgcctggctgtgtggtgttctgtgcctggctgtgttctgtgcctggctgtgttctgtgcctggctgtgttctgtgcctgcctgtgtggtgttctgtgcctggctgtgtggtgttctgtgcctggctgtgtggtgttctgtgcctggctgtgtggtgttctgtgcctggctgtgtggtgttctgtgcatggctgtgtggtgttctgtgtctggctgtgttctgtgcctggctgtgttttgtgcctgcctgtgtggtggtctgtgcctggctgtgtggtgttctgtgcctggctgtatggtgttctgtgcctggctgtgtggtgtgctgtgcctggctgtgttctgtgcctgtgtggtgttctgtgcctggctgtgttctgtgcctggctgtgtggtgttctgtgcctggctgtgtggtgttctgtgcctggctgtatggtgttctgtgcctggctgtgtggtgttctgtgcctggctgtgttctgtgcctggctgtgtggtgttctgtgcatggctgtgtggtgctctgtgtctggctgtgttctgtgcctggctgtgttctgtgcctgcctgtgtggtgttctgtgcctggctgtgtggtgttctgtgcctggctgtgttctgtgcctgtgtggtgttctgtgcctggctgtgttctgtgcctggctgtgtggtgttctgtgcctggctgtgtggtgttctgtgcctggctgtatggtgttctgtgcctggctgtgtggtgttctgtgcctggctgtgttctgtgcctgtgtggtgttctgtgcctggctgtgttctgtgcctggctgtgtggtgttctgtgcatggttgtgtggtgttctgtgcctggctgtgtggtgttctgtgcctggctgtgttctgtgcctgtgtggtgttctgtgcctggctgtgtggtgttctgtgcctggctgtgtggtgttctgtgcctggctgtgttctgtgcctggctgtgttctgtgcctgcctgtgtggtgttctgtgcctggctgtgtggtgttctgtgcctggctgtgttctttgcctggctgtgtggtgttctgtgcctggctgtgtgttgttctgtgcctggctgtgttctgtgcctggctgtgtggtgttctgtgcctggctgtgttctgtgcctggctgtgtggtgttctgtgcctggctgtgtgttgttcattgcctggctgtgtggtgttctgtgcctggctgtgtgttgttctgtgtcttgctgtgtggtgttctgtgtctggctgtgtggtgttctgtgcctggctgtgtggtgttctgtgcctggttgtatggtgttctgtgcctggctgtgttctgtgcctggctgtgtggtgttctgtgcctggctgtatggtgttctgtgcctggctgtgtggtgttctgtgcctggctgtgttctgtgcctggctgtgtggtgttctgtgcctggctgtgtggtgttctgtgcctggctgtgtggtgttctgtgcctggctgtgttctgtgcctggctgtgttctgtgcctggctgtgttctgtgcctgcctgtgtggtgttctgtgcctggctgtgttctgtgcctggctgtgtggtgttctgtgcctggctgtgttctgtgcctggctgtgtggtgttctgtgcctggctgtgtgttgttcattgcctggctgtgtggtgttctgtgcctggctgtgtgttgttctgtgtcttgctgtgtggtgttctgtgtctggctgtgtggtgttctgtgcctggctgtgtggtgttctgtgcctggctgtttggtgttctgtgcctggctgtgttctgtgcctggctgtgtggtgttctgtgcctggctgtatggtgttctgtgcctggctgtgtggtgttctgtgcctggctgtgttctgtgcctggctgtgtggtgttctgtgcctggctgtgtggtgttctgtgcctggctgtgtggtgttctgtgcctggctgtgttctgtgcctggctgtgttctgtgcctggctgtgttctgTGCCTGCCTGTGTGGTGTTCtatgcctggctgtgtggtgttctgtgcctggctgtgtggtgttctgtgcctggctgtgtgttgttctgtgcctggctgtgtggtgttctgtgcctggctgtgtggtgttctgtgcctggctgtgtggtgttctgtgcatggctgtgtggtgttctgtgtctggctgtgttctgtgcctggctgcgttttgtgcctgcctgtgtggtgttctgtgcctggctgtgtggtgttctgtgcctggctgtgttctgtgcctgtgtggtgttctgtgcctggctgtgttctgtgcctggctgtgtggtgttctgtacctggctgtgtggtgttctgtgcctggctgtatggtgttctgtgcctggctgtgtggtgtgctgtgcctggctgtgttctgtgcctgtgtggtgttctgtgcctggctgtgttctgtgcctggctgtgtggtgttctgtgcctggctgtgtggtgttctgtgcctggctgtatggtgttctgtgcctggctgtgtggtgttctgtgcctggctgtgtggtgttctgtgcctggctgtgttctgtgcctggctgtgtggtgttctgtgcatgtctgtgtggtgttctgtgtctggctgtgttctgtgcctggctgtgttctgtgcctgcctgtgtggtgttctgtgcctggctgtgtggtgttctgtgcctggctgtgttctgtgcctgtgtggtgttctgtgcctggctgtgttctgtgcctggctgtgtggtgttctgtgcctggctgtgtggtgttctgtgcctggctgtatggtgttctgtgcctggctgtgtggtgttctgtgcctggctgtgttctgtgcctgttgtggtgttctgtgcctggctgtgttctgtgcctggctgtgtggtgttctgtgcatggttgtgtggtgttctgtgcctggctgtgtggtgttctgtgcctggctgtgttctgtgcctgtgtggtgttctgtgcctggctgtgtggtgttctgtgcctggctgtgtggtgttctgtgcctggctgtgttctgtgcctggctgtgttctgtgcctgcctgtgtggtgttctgtgcctggctgtgtggtgttctgtgcctggctgtgttctttgcctggctgtgtggtgttctgtgcctggctgtgtgttgttctgtgcctggctgtgttctgtgccgctgctgtgtggtgttctgtgcctggctgtgttctgtgcctggctgtgtggtgttctgtgcctggctgtgtgttgttcattgcctggctgtgtggtgttctgtgcctggctgtgtgttgttctgtgtcttgctgtgtggtgttctgtgtctggctgtgtggtgttctgtgcctggctgtgtggtgttctgtgcctggctgtgtggtgttctgtgcctggctgtgtggtgttctgtgcatggctgtgtggtgttctgtgcctggctgtgtggtgttctgtgcctggctgtgtggtgttctgtgcctggctgtgttctgtgcctggctgtgtggtgttctgtgcctggctgtgttctgtgcctgtgtggtgttctgtgcctgtgtggtgttctgtgtctggctgtgttctgtgcctggctgtgtggtgttctgtgcctggctgtgtgttgttctgtgcctggctgtgtggtgttctgtgcctggctgtgtggtgttctgtgcctggctgtgtggtgttctgtgcctggctgtgtggtgttctgtgcctggctgtgtggtgttctgtgcctggctgtgtggtgttctgtgcctggctgtgtggtgttctgtgcctggctgtgtggtgttctgtgcctggctgtgtggtgttctgtgcctggctgtgttctgtgcctggTGTGGTGGAGGATAACAAATACCCGTATGCCTCTGGGATGTGTAGCTGTGTAGCCCATCTGTGTATGGACCCAACAACGCTTGGTATTAATATTAGTTCACAACAGTTGTTTTTAATAGTTTTCACCAGTTAATCATTAATCACCTCAAAGAAATTTGACAAAATGACTGTTAAACGTCAATATTATAACGTCAATGTttgctagctagttataaacCTCAGCTATGAACCTCAGTTATGAACCTCAGTTATAAACCTcagctatgaacctcagctatgaacctcagctatgaacctcagctatgaacctcagctatgaACTTCAGTTATAAACCTCACTGATCCTCTACCTTGGCCAGTTCCGGTGTTAGCAGGTAAATCTTGGTGAGGCAAACTCAACATGTTTGTTGTAGAAACATGCCAGAAAAGCCACAACACTACACAATATATGAATTGAGCTTTACCAGTGACAAACAGGcaatcaatcagccagtcagtcaaacaGTGCCCACCAACTGTTATGGCCGACATaaagcagagctttcttttcagcaccagggagtgaatccttaccaccgctacacctggatatcaactgagccttgtctggcagctaaacagttcattcagcctcatttactgcctttaaaaaaaacacagctgATATGGTTGACTTGCTAAAATAAACATGGCTTCTACTGACTCCTTGTGGATTTGTGTAACTCAATAAGAACCGCATTCTCCTTCATTAACAACGAGTGCTGCAATGAGTTTAGACTTTTgaaccatagacaaacattacatTTAGGTTCAGTAAACTCATAATATCTGTTCTTATATCATTAAGTATAAGCAAGTGCAAGCAAATGAGCCGTGACTAAGTAGGCCTATTCgttcagagatggagagagagagagagagagagacactgagagagagaaagagagagacacagagagagagagagagagagagagagagagagttacctACCATTTTAACAGTTTTATTATTCTATGTGGTCTAAAAAGGAAGGAAAATACAATCAGTAGGATCCACTTTCATACACAATCCAATATaccaaaacagacagacagacaggcagacagacagacagacaggtaggctgacaggcagagggacagacaggtaggcagacagacagatcaaCTGAAATTACATGGATCTATTACTGAACTGTCTGTTGAATGGGAAGAAACTGTTAAGGGTAACCATGGTTACAGACCCCAACAACATACTGCATATAGAACACCCTCCTTGATGAGAAAAGCACACAAGCTAATTaaactcagagagacagagagagagagagacagagacaaagagagagacaaagagagagacagagagagagagacagacagatcaaCCCCAACAACATACTGCATATAGAACTTGATGAGAAAAGCACACAAGCTAATTaaactcagagagacagagagagagagagagagagacagagacaaagagagagacatagagagagagacagacagagggacagacaggcaggcagacagacagatcaaCCCCAACAACATACTGCATATAGAACTTGATGAGAAAAGCACACAAGCTAATTAAACTCAGCAAAATAAgcgttctctcactgtcaactgtgatttattttcagcaaacgttaaatatttgtatgaacataagattcaacaactgagacataaactgaacaagttccacagacatgtgactaacagaaatggaataatgtgttcctgaacaaaggggggggtcaaaatcaaaagtaacagtcagtatctggtgtggccaccagctgcactgtactgcagtgcatctcctcctcatggactgcaccagatttgccagttcttgctgtgggatgttacaccactcttccaccaaggcacctgcaagttcccggacatttctgggggggaatggccctagccctcaccctccgattcaacaggtctcagacgtggaccctccacctctaaatcgatcccgctccagagtacaggcctcggtgtaacgctcattcctttgacgataaacacaaatccgaccatcacccctggtgagacaacggAAGTGAAGAGCAGTtattgccagtcctgtctggtccagcgacggtgggtttgtgcctattggcgacgttgttgccggtgatgtctggttaggacctgccttacaacaggcctacaagccctcagtccagcctctctcagcctattgcggacagcactggtggagggattgtgcgttcctggtggagctcgggcagttgttgttgccatcttgtacctgtcctgcaggtgtgatgttcggatgtaccgatcctgtgcaggtgttgttacacgtggtctgccactgcgaggacgatcagctgtccgtcctgtctcttgAAAATGAAGTATTACTTCCCAGTGTAACTCGTCATCATTATCAAGCCCCAGTGTTTCTCCTCAGTAGAGTAACAGTTCATTATCAAGCCCCAGTGTTTCTCCTCAGTAGAGTAACAGGTCATCATCAAGCCCCAGTGTAACTCAGTAGAGTAACAGTTCATTATCAAGCCCCAGTGTTTCTCCTCAGTAGAGTaactcttcatcatcatcaagcCCCAGTGTTTCTCCTCAGTAGAGTAACAGTTCATTATCAAGCCCCAGTGTTTCTCCTCAGTAGAGTAACAGTTCATTATCAAGCCCCAGTGTTTCTCCTCAGTAGAGTAACAGTTCATTATCAAGCCTGTGTTTCTCCTCAGTAGAGTAACAGTTCATTATCAAGCCCCAGTGTAACTCAGTAGAGTAACAGTTCATTATCAAGCCCCAGTGTTTCTCCTCAGTAGAGTAACAGGTCATTATCAAGCCCCAGTGTAACTCAGTAGAGTAACAGTTCATTATCAAGCCCCAGTGTTTCTCCTCAGTAGAGTAACAGTTCATTATCAAGCCCCAGTGTAACTCAGTAGAGTAACAGTTCATTATCAAGCCCCAGTGTTTCTCCTCAGTAGAGTAACAGGTCATTATCAAGCCCCAGTGTAACTCAGTAGAGTAACAGTTCATTATCAAGCCCCAGTGTTTCTCCTCAGTAGAGTAACAGGTCATTTATCAAGCCCCAGTGTAACTCAGTAGAGTAACAGTTCATTATCAAGCCCCAGTGTTTCTCCTCAGTAGAGTAACAGTTCATTATCAAGCCCCAGTGTAACTCAGTAGAGTAACAGTTCATTATCAAGCCCCAGTGTTTCTCCTCAGTAGAGTAACAGGTCATTTATCAAGCCCCAGTGTAACTCAGTAGAGTAACAGGTCATTATCAAGCCCCAGTGTTTCTCCTCAGTAGAGTAACAGGTCATTTATCAAGCCCCAGTGTAACTCAGTAGAGTAACAGGTCATTATCAAGCCATAAATGGGCCCTGTGGAACAACAGGTAGAGCGAagcaaataccccataatgacaacgcaaaaacaggtttttagaaatgcttgcaaatttattacaaataaaaaaattgaaataccttatttacataagtattcagaccctttgagagagagagagagagagcgagcacatAGAGtgtacactagagagagagagagtgtacactAGAGAGATAGAGCACATAGAGTGTAcactagatagagagagagagagagagagagagtgtacactAGAGAGAaactgactacaacaggtgtccCAGGGTCAACatttagaggtcaggggtcaaaggTGTTAAAGGAAGAGCGGAAGTCCCTCTCCCAGTTcctgtccttctcctccctcctgctctcctccttcatccccctcctccccctctccccccgaCCCTCCTTCCCCGTCCGTCTGACTGCCTGCGGGTCTTTGGGTTGGAAGTGTGTGACCTTGGGTCGGGGTGTGGGTCCGTACCCCAGGCCTCTACTGTCCCTCTTCAGGACGGTCCGGACCGGCTGTTTATGACCCTCCCCTTCGGGCCCCAGCCCCCCTCCAGGGGTCCATCCGGAGCGCAGCATCATCTGGTAGgcgggggtggagggggggaggCAGTAGTGGGGAAGGGGGgcagggcgggagagagagaacaggtggagggtggaggagaggtgtgtctctggaggagaggagtagtgGACACTGCAGACTGGACACCACTGGGTCTGATTCTGGGTGGACTGGTTCTGATGGGTCTGGACTGCTGCTACCGCTGGGGGAGAACTGGGggggaggaggcagagggagaggagcaacAAGGGAGGAGAAAAATGAGTATCTCCTTGACAACAAACCTTCAATCACAGGTCTTATTTCTACACTAGGACAGGGGTAGGAGAGCCTCACATACTGCAGGACGGtgttccaactaggcaccacacctgaccagGTCAGGGATTGTCTATATTCACCACACCTGAACACCTGAACACCTGACCAGGTCAGGGATTGTCTATATTCAccacacctgaccacctgaccaggtcagggattgtctatattcaccacacctgaacacctgaccacctgatcaggtcagggattgtctatattcatcacacctgaccacctgaccaggtcagggattgtctatattcaccacacctgatcaggtcagggattgtctatattcatcacacctgaccacctgaccaggtcagggattgtctatattcaccacacctgaacacctgaccacctgatcaggtcagggattgtctatattcatcacacctgaccacctgaccaggtcagggattgtctatattcatcacacctgaccacctgaccaggtcagggattgtctatattcatcacacctgaccacctgaccaggtcagggattgtctatattcatcacacctgaccacctgaccaggtcagggattgtctatattcaccacacctgaccacctgatcaggtcagggattgtctatattcaccacacctgaccaggtcagggattgtctatattcatcacacctgaccacctgatcaggtcagggattgtctatattcaccacacctgaccacctgatcaggtcagggattgtctatattcaccacacctgaccacctgaccaggtcagggattgtctatattcaccacacctgaccaggtcagggattgtctatattcaccacacctgaccaggtcagggattgtctatattcaccacacctgatcaggtcagggattgtctatattcaccacacctgaacacctgaccacctgatcaggtcagggattgtctatattcaccacacctgaccacctgaccaggtCAGGGATTGTCTATATTCACCACACCTGACCAGGTCAGGGATTGTCTATATTCACCACACCTGACCAGGTCAGGGATTGTCTATATTCACCACACCTGACCACCTGATCAGGTCAGGGATTGTCTATATTCACCACACCTGATCAGGTCAGGGATTGTCTATATTCATCACACCTGACCAGGTCAGGGATTGTCTATATTCACCACACCTGACCAGGTCAGGGATTGTCTATATTCACCACACCTGACCACCTGATCAGGTCAGGGATTGTCTATATTCACCACACCTGACCACCTGATCAGGTCAGGGATTGTCTATATTCACCACACCTGATCAGGTCAGGGATTGTCTATATTCATCACACCTGACCACCTGATCAGGTCAGGGATTGTCTATATTCACCACACCTGACCAGGTCAGGGATTGTCTATATTCACCACACCTGACCACCTGATCAGGTCAGGGATTGTCTATATTCACCTGGTGGATTAGATCATTAACATGAAGTGACTGCGTCAGTCTGGTCTGGTCGACTAACctgtagtcagtcagtcagtcagtcactaacCTGTGGTCCTGGTGGTCCTGCGTCTCTCTCCTGTAATGGTTGTGTtgacccctctgtctctcatggTCACAGTCCTGCGGAGACCCGTAGTGGTCCAGTTCCTCTAGGACCCCGCTATGCCCCGCCATCCTAGCCAGCTCCCTGGCGTCCCGGCCCTGCGTGTCGACCACGCCCACCCACGCCGCCCCCTGCTGGAGGAGGAGCCTAACGACACCCCGCTGCCCTGCCGCCGCTGCACACATCACACCTGTCCACCACCAGctgtcctggagagagagagagagggagagagggagagagggagagagggagagagggagagagagagagacagagagacagagagacagagagacagagagagagacagagagagagagaggagatggagagagagagagagagagagagagggggggggggagtcggggagagaaagaggagatggagatagagacatTAAGAAGGATGTGTTGGTTGGATGAGGAGGTTGGTTGGGGGCAACAGGAAGGAGGTTGGTTGGGGGCAATAGGAAGGAGGTTGGTTGGGGGCAACAGGAAGGAGGTTGGTTGGGGGCAACAGGAAGGAGGTTGGTTGGGGGCAACAGGAAGGAGGTTGGTTGGGGGCAACAGGAAAGAGGTTGGTTGGGGGCAACAGGAAAGAGGTTTGTTGGGGGCAACAGGAATGAGGTTGGTTCTAACGCAACAGGAAGGAGGTTGGTTGGGGGCAACAGGAAGGAGGTTGGTAGAGGGCAACAGGAAGGAGGTTGGTTCGAGTGCAACAGGAAGGAGGTTGGTTGAGGGCAACAGGAAGGAGGTTGGTTCGAGCGCAACAGGAAGGAGGTTTGTTCTAACGCAACAGGAAGGAGGTTGGTTTGAGGGCATGTTAGCGTTTTAAAGGGGAAACAGGGCTGAAGGCTAAAAGTTTGCGGTAGGTTGTTCCAATCAATAAAATCAAAACCTTGAAACCTGATCATATATTTTCACTTGACTCCACCAGACAATAAACACATCCTAAGAGTTCTGAACATGTCGTCATGGAGCTTTTTAAATCGAACCTGTGAAATAGATGCATTTAGAACCATGTATTAGATCATTATTCAAATTGAATACAAGCCGTGAATTGAGTACTTGACCTACTGGCATCCTGATGTAGTGAGTTTGGCTCCTCCTGATGAGGTAGTTCTGCCTGGGACTTCAAAAGTAATCAGGGTAACGGGTCAAAGAGGGGGAATTCCTCTTGTTCTAATGGTCAGAACACTGAGGTGATCTGATTAAACTGCCCCAGGTTGAACCGGGGCTATGGTCTAATGGTCAGGACACTGAGGTGATCTAATTAAACTGGCCCAGGTTGAACCGGGGCTATGGTCTAATGGTCAGGACACTGAGGTGATCTGATTAAACTGGCCCAGGTTGAACCGGGGCTATGGTCTAATGGTCAGGACACTGAGGGGATTTGATTAACCTGCCCCCAGGTTGAACCGGGGCTATGGTCTAATGGTCAGGACACTGAGGGGATTTGATTAACCTGCCCCCAGGTTGAACCGGGGCTATGGTCTAATGGTCAGGACACTGAGGGGATTTGATTAACCTGCCCCCAGGTTGAACCGGGGCTATGGTCTAATGGTCAGGACACGGAGGGGATTTGATTAACCTGCCCCAGGTTGAACCGGGGCTATGGTCTAATGGTCAGGACACTGAGGGGATTTGATTAACCTGCCCCCAGGTTGAACCGGGGCTATGGTCTAATGGTCAGG includes:
- the LOC110518928 gene encoding G patch domain and ankyrin repeat-containing protein 1 isoform X1; this translates as MTSQTNNNKDGGTLPRRSASYSSAADHQPVPDMSSLSYFTPAREEELLWSGNAGAATGPLPSTLGGEEARRFYQSLIEEGDGEERRGMEQRGRENRRGRRAGQHVQASRQQASRQQANTTSTTTELEGLRLLRCAQEGDLSGVRGLLSRGVDVNFQDSWWWTGVMCAAAAGQRGVVRLLLQQGAAWVGVVDTQGRDARELARMAGHSGVLEELDHYGSPQDCDHERQRGQHNHYRRETQDHQDHSSPPAVAAVQTHQNQSTQNQTQWCPVCSVHYSSPPETHLSSTLHLFSLSRPAPLPHYCLPPSTPAYQMMLRSGWTPGGGLGPEGEGHKQPVRTVLKRDSRGLGYGPTPRPKVTHFQPKDPQAVRRTGKEGRGERGRRGMKEESRREEKDRNWERDFRSSFNTFDP
- the LOC110518928 gene encoding G patch domain and ankyrin repeat-containing protein 1 isoform X4 is translated as MSSLSYFTPAREEELLWSGNAGAATGPLPSTLGGEEARRFYQSLIEEGDGEERRGMEQRGRENRRGRRAGQHVQASRQQANTTSTTTELEGLRLLRCAQEGDLSGVRGLLSRGVDVNFQDSWWWTGVMCAAAAGQRGVVRLLLQQGAAWVGVVDTQGRDARELARMAGHSGVLEELDHYGSPQDCDHERQRGQHNHYRRETQDHQDHSSPPAVAAVQTHQNQSTQNQTQWCPVCSVHYSSPPETHLSSTLHLFSLSRPAPLPHYCLPPSTPAYQMMLRSGWTPGGGLGPEGEGHKQPVRTVLKRDSRGLGYGPTPRPKVTHFQPKDPQAVRRTGKEGRGERGRRGMKEESRREEKDRNWERDFRSSFNTFDP
- the LOC110518928 gene encoding G patch domain and ankyrin repeat-containing protein 1 isoform X3, whose translation is MSSLSYFTPAREEELLWSGNAGAATGPLPSTLGGEEARRFYQSLIEEGDGEERRGMEQRGRENRRGRRAGQHVQASRQQASRQQANTTSTTTELEGLRLLRCAQEGDLSGVRGLLSRGVDVNFQDSWWWTGVMCAAAAGQRGVVRLLLQQGAAWVGVVDTQGRDARELARMAGHSGVLEELDHYGSPQDCDHERQRGQHNHYRRETQDHQDHSSPPAVAAVQTHQNQSTQNQTQWCPVCSVHYSSPPETHLSSTLHLFSLSRPAPLPHYCLPPSTPAYQMMLRSGWTPGGGLGPEGEGHKQPVRTVLKRDSRGLGYGPTPRPKVTHFQPKDPQAVRRTGKEGRGERGRRGMKEESRREEKDRNWERDFRSSFNTFDP
- the LOC110518928 gene encoding G patch domain and ankyrin repeat-containing protein 1 isoform X2; the protein is MTSQTNNNKDGGTLPRRSASYSSAADHQPVPDMSSLSYFTPAREEELLWSGNAGAATGPLPSTLGGEEARRFYQSLIEEGDGEERRGMEQRGRENRRGRRAGQHVQASRQQANTTSTTTELEGLRLLRCAQEGDLSGVRGLLSRGVDVNFQDSWWWTGVMCAAAAGQRGVVRLLLQQGAAWVGVVDTQGRDARELARMAGHSGVLEELDHYGSPQDCDHERQRGQHNHYRRETQDHQDHSSPPAVAAVQTHQNQSTQNQTQWCPVCSVHYSSPPETHLSSTLHLFSLSRPAPLPHYCLPPSTPAYQMMLRSGWTPGGGLGPEGEGHKQPVRTVLKRDSRGLGYGPTPRPKVTHFQPKDPQAVRRTGKEGRGERGRRGMKEESRREEKDRNWERDFRSSFNTFDP